A single region of the Candidatus Binatia bacterium genome encodes:
- a CDS encoding DUF4405 domain-containing protein, translated as MAKTLDHYIDTLRGTRVWRSVFRGGQGASRLHNVLAIQQNIFLHLFSAKTRRRSLDLGVTWYLGTLTFGCFAILFITGILLMLYYHPSVPQAYADMKDLQFVVSSGVFLRNLHRWSAHAMVFLVFAHMFRVFYRGAYR; from the coding sequence CGCTGCGCGGAACCCGCGTTTGGCGCTCGGTGTTTCGCGGCGGACAGGGCGCCAGCCGGCTGCACAACGTGCTCGCCATCCAGCAGAACATCTTTCTGCATCTGTTCTCGGCCAAGACGCGGCGCCGCTCGCTCGACCTCGGTGTCACCTGGTACCTGGGTACGCTGACCTTCGGCTGCTTCGCGATCCTGTTCATCACCGGCATCCTGCTGATGCTCTATTACCACCCGTCGGTCCCGCAGGCGTACGCCGACATGAAAGACCTCCAGTTCGTCGTCTCCTCCGGCGTGTTTCTCCGCAACCTGCATCGCTGGTCCGCGCACGCGATGGTCTTCCTGGTGTTTGCGCACATGTTCCGCGTCTTCTACCGCGGTGCGTACCGC